The following DNA comes from bacterium.
TTTATCTGGGAAAATGATAAAATTATAAAATCAAGGGATTTTTATCTTTATACTATAAAAGAAAGGGAGAGTGAACTAATATCTTTTGTCCATTCACTTTCTCAAAGTAGAAAACTTGACCGATAGAGGGTGCGTGTAAAATTTATGGGTAACTATTTAACCGTCTGAAGTAACGGTTAAATCAATTGAAAATCACAAAATTCCAAATCACAAATACCAAATTACAAATAAATTTCAATGACCAAAATTCAAAATTCCAAATAATACAGGAAGAAGATTTTTCCTTCAATTATTGAAAAATCTAAATAAATTCCTCTCGTTGTCATATAATCTTTGGAATTTGAAACTTATTTGGAAATTGGAATTTGGAATTTATTTGAGATTTGGTGCTTGGAATTTGTAATTTTCGCATTGAATTTCATCTATTTCTTTATATCGGCAAAAAGATGAATATTCCTCAATATTTTTTACCCACAAATTTTACATACACCCACCGATAGAAAATAAGTTGACAGGGGAATAGGTTGATAAGGCAGAAACTTGTTTTCTTGTTTCTTTAAAAGGAGGAATTATGCCAAAACTTGGAGTAAATGTTGACCATGTGGCAACAGTCAGACAGGCACGAAAAGTTAAAGAACCGGACCCAATTATTGCCGCAATGATTGCCGAACTCGCTGGTGCGGATTCTATTGTCGTCCATTTAAGAGAAGATAGAAGGCATATTCAGGAACGCGATGTGCGAGTTTTACGCGAGATAATTACGACTAAGCTAAACTTAGAAATGGCCTCTACAGACGCTATGGTAAAATTTGCCCTATCTTTAAAACCTGACCAGGCAACTTTAGTTCCCGAGCGCCGTGAAGAATTAACCACCGAAGGTGGTTTAAATGTTATTGAAAATAAAGAGAATTTAGCCTCAGCCGTTAATTTATTACAAGATGCGGGAATTGTTGTCAGTTTATTTGTTGACCCGGATATTTCACAGATTAAAACCTCCTCAAAGATAAATGTTACTGCGATAGAATTACATACTGGAAACTATGCTAATGCTACCAGTCCTCAACAGGCTCAAG
Coding sequences within:
- a CDS encoding pyridoxine 5'-phosphate synthase → MPKLGVNVDHVATVRQARKVKEPDPIIAAMIAELAGADSIVVHLREDRRHIQERDVRVLREIITTKLNLEMASTDAMVKFALSLKPDQATLVPERREELTTEGGLNVIENKENLASAVNLLQDAGIVVSLFVDPDISQIKTSSKINVTAIELHTGNYANATSPQQAQEELEKLEDAASFAIKQGLVVNVGHGLNYQNVIPIASIHGINELNIGHSIIARAILVGMDEAVREMLELVRR